A single Populus nigra chromosome 13, ddPopNigr1.1, whole genome shotgun sequence DNA region contains:
- the LOC133671536 gene encoding uncharacterized protein LOC133671536, whose amino-acid sequence MAMASLFISSSPSFTLPPKTYTKYQTAYFLKPFSLKAASTSVDQQPTISLADKQPSPFKANSWQWKFQDKVLTVYYEEHGKESPEPTKNILMLPSISDVSTVEEWRSVAGNIVQRASKINWRAVIVDWPGLGYSDRPKLDYNVDVMEKFLRDFISAPDGPMKHFGNDLVIFGGGHAPTITLCAAKKGLVKLAAIAAVAPTWAGPLPIVFGRDSTMEMRYGLLRDTLRTPGVGWMMYNVLVSNEKAIASQYKSHVYANPDNVTPDVVDSRIALTKRKGARYAPASFLTGLLDPVKSQEEFLELFADLDGKVPVLVVSTKSSPKRSKAVMQALKGAKGVSKFVEIPGALLPQEEYPTMIAEELYQFLQENFEFNI is encoded by the exons ATGGCCATGGCCTCGTTGTTTATCTCTTCTTCACCATCTTTTACTCTCCCTCCTAAAACTTACACAAAATATCAAACAGCTTACTTTTTAAAACCCTTTTCTCTCAAGGCTGCTTCCACATCTGTTGATCAACAACCCACAATCTCTTTAGCCGATAAACAGCCCTCCCCTTTTAAG GCAAATAGCTGGCAATGGAAATTCCAGGACAAGGTTTTAACTGTCTATTATGAAGAACATGGGAAGGAAAGCCCTGAACcaaccaaaaacattttaatgctGCCAAGTATTTCTGATGTTAGCACTGTTGAAGAATGGAGATCGGTAGCTGGGAACATTGTTCAACGAGCCAGTAAAATCAATTGGAGGGCTGTGATTGTTGACTGGCCTGGTTTGGGCTATTCTGATAGGCCTAAACTAGACTACAATGTTGATGTCATGGAGAAATTTCTGAGAGACTTCATAAGTGCTCCAGATGGTCCAATGAAGCACTTTG GAAATGATTTAGTCATCTTTGGTGGAGGGCATGCACCCACAATTACTCTTTGTGCTGCAAAGAAGGGTTTGGTGAAGCTAGCAGCCATTGCTGCTGTTGCACCCACCTGGGCTGGTCCTCTTCCTATTGTGTTTGGTCGAGATTCCACCATGGAAATGAG GTATGGGCTGCTAAGGGACACCTTAAGGACCCCAGGCGTTGGTTGGATGATGTATAACGTGCTTGTAAGCAACGAGAAGGCAATTGCATCACAGTACAAATCCCATGTCTATGCAAATCCTGACAATGTGACTCCTGATGTTGTTGATAGTAGAATTGCACTGACAAAACGAAAGGGAGCTCGTTACGCTCCTGCTTCTTTCTTGACAGGTCTCCTCGACCCAGTTAAATCCCAGGAGGAATTCCTTGAGCTCTTCGCAGATTTGGATGGAAAAGTACCGGTTCTTGTTGTGTCAACCAAAAGTTCACCAAAGAGGTCAAAGGCAGTAATGCAAGCACTCAAAGGAGCCAAAGGGGTCAGTAAATTTGTTGAGATTCCAGGCGCTCTTTTGCCACAGGAAGAGTATCCCACTATGATTGCAGAGGAGCTTTACCAATTTTTgcaagaaaattttgaatttaacatTTGA
- the LOC133671535 gene encoding mannose-6-phosphate isomerase 1-like isoform X1 → MEIELKNNHQGGGLKRLRCSVQNYDWGKKGTEGSEVARLYELNSGYDIAFEKKKPFAEFWVGTHGSGPSFVVEGGVENGDSNGSGSLSLKEWICKNPNVLGDKVLDKWGCDLPFLFKVLSVAKALSIQAHPDKELAKVLHKLHPNLYKDDNHKPEMALAVTEFEALCSFISLEELKAVLRDVPEIEELVGSAEVNQLLQINEQDHEKKVKSVLRSAFTHLMSASKEMTADVISKLKSRLYTESETRQLTGKEQLVLQLEKQYPADIGVISAFFLNYVKLNPGEALYLGANEPHAYLHGECIECMATSDNVVRAGLTPKHLDIQTLCSMLTYKQGFPEILKGFPLSPYITRYLPPFDEFEVDRCILPRGASTVFPAIPGPSIFLVVAGEGTMCTESSKDVVMEGDALFAPANTEISVSTPSELHLYRAGVNSRFFQIL, encoded by the exons ATggagattgaattgaagaacAACCACCAGGGAGGAGGACTGAAGAGACTTAGATGTTCAGTTCAAAACTATGATTGGGGTAAGAAAGGGACAGAAGGGTCCGAGGTTGCAAGGCTTTATGAATTGAATTCCGGGTATGATATAGCATTTGAAAAGAAGAAGCCTTTTGCTGAGTTTTGGGTGGGTACACATGGTTCTGGGCCTTCTTTTGTGGTGGAAGGTGGTGTGGAGAATGGGGACTCAAATGGGTCTGGGAGTTTGAGTTTGAAAGAATGGATTTGTAAGAATCCTAATGTGCTTGGTGATAAGGTTTTGGATAAGTGGGGTTGTGATCTTCCTTTCTTGTTCAAG GTGCTTTCTGTGGCAAAAGCATTGTCAATTCAGGCTCATCCAGACAAGGAATTGGCGAAAGTTCTACACAAGTTGCATCCAAATCTTTACAAGGATGACAATCATAAGCCCGAGATGGCTTTGGCTGTTACGGAGTTTGAAGCCCTCTGTAGTTTTATCAGCCTTGAG GAGCTTAAAGCTGTGCTTCGAGATGTTCCTGAGATCGAAGAACTGGTTGGCAGTGCAGAAGTAAACCAACTCTTGCAAATCAACGAGCAAGATCAtgagaaaaaagtaaaatctGTTCTGAGATCAGCCTTTACCCATCTCATGTCAGCAAGCAAAGAGATGACAGCTGACGTCATATCCAAATTAAAAAGCAGATTGTATACGGAAAGCGAG aCAAGGCAGTTGACTGGAAAGGAACAGCTGGTCTTGCAGTTAGAAAAGCAATATCCAGCTGATATTGGTGTCATATCAGCCTTCTTTCTTAATTATGTGAAGCTCAATCCTGGTGAAGCTTTGTATCTCGGGGCAAATGAACCCCACGCATATCTACATGGCGAGTGTATTGAATGCATGGCAACCTCAGACAATGTTGTGCGGGCTGGTCTGACGCCCAAGCACCTGGATATCCAAACTCTTTGTTCCATGCTCACATACAAACAG GGCTTTCCTGAAATCTTGAAAGGATTTCCATTGAGTCCATATATAACAAGATACCTTCCACCTTTCGATGAATTTGAGGTTGATCGCTGCATACTTCCAAGAGGGGCATCAACAGTGTTTCCTGCGATTCCAGGCCCTTCCATTTTTCTTGTCGTGGCTGGGGAGGGTACAATGTGCACAGAATCATCCAAAGACGTAGTTATGGAAGGAGATGCCCTTTTCGCACCTGCCAACACTGAGATTAGCGTATCAACTCCATCTGAATTGCATCTGTATAGGGCTGGAGTGAATAGCAGATTCTTTCAAATCTTGTGA
- the LOC133670516 gene encoding small ribosomal subunit protein eS7-like: MFTTRKKIQKDKDAEPTEFEETVAQALFDLENSNSDLKSELKDLFINSAVQIDVAGNRKAIVIYVPYRLRKSYRKVHLRLVRELEKKFSGKDVVLLATRRIVRPPKKGSAVQRPRSRTLTAVHEAMLEDLVYPAEIVGKRTRYRIDGSKISKIFLDPKERNNTEYKLESYAGVYRKLTGKDVVFDFPVTEA; the protein is encoded by the exons ATGTTCACCACAAGGAAGAAGATCCAAAAGGACAAGGATGCTGAACCCACCGAGTTTGAGGAGACAGTTGCCCAG GCTTTATTTGATTTGGAAAATAGCAATTCAGACCTGAAAAGTGAGCTAAAAGATCTCTTCATAAATTCTGCAGT TCAAATAGATGTTGCTGGAAATCGTAAAGCTATTGTCATTTATGTTCCCTATAGACTGAGGAAGTCTTATCGCAAGGTTCATCTTCGCCTTGTTAGAGAGCTGGAGAAAAAGTTCAGTGGGAAG GATGTTGTTCTGCTTGCTACCCGAAGGATTGTGCGTCCACCCAAGAAAGGCTCTGCTGTTCAGCGCCCCCGTTCCCGCACCCTAACTGCAGTGCATGAAGCCATGCTTGAGGATTTAGTGTATCCTGCTGAGATTGTTGGAAAACGCACCAGATACAGGATTGATGGGTCCAAAATTAGCAAG ATCTTCTTGGATCCCAAGGAGCGCAACAACACTGAGTACAAGCTGGAGTCATATGCTGGAGTTTACAGGAAGCTTACAGGAAAAGATGTGGTTTTTGATTTCCCCGTAACAGAGGCCTGA
- the LOC133671039 gene encoding protein ABA DEFICIENT 4, chloroplastic-like, producing LLGEDYKISSHCWERSKVISSLRSNSTEIFGRRVARVGSDLHRDWSFLGGSRIVIHPKLTNFLVYRKSSGVNASWLTSSQIASSVFTLGTAAVLPFYTLMVVAPKAEVTRKSMESSIPYVVLGLLYAFLLYLSWTPETIHLIFASKYWLPELPGIEKTFSSEMTLASAWIHLLVVDLFAARQVFDDGLENEVETRHSVSLCLLFCPIGIVTHVITKALTKSAGTSRHGM from the exons TTACTTGGGGAAGACTATAAGATCTCATCACATTGTTGGGAAAGATCGAAAGTAATTTCTTCCCTCAGAAGTAATAGCACCGAAATCTTTGGTCGACGGGTTGCAAGAGTGGGATCTGACTTGCATAGAGACTGGAGTTTTCTAGGAGGTTCAAGAATTGTCATCCATCCAAAACTTACTAATTTCCTCGTCTATCGAAAAAGCTCAGGAGTAAATGCATCAT GGTTGACAAGTTCTCAGATCGCAAGCAGTGTTTTTACTTTGGGAACAGCAGCTGTTCTCCCATTTTACACACTTATGGTTGTAGCTCCTAAAGCTGAAGTG ACTAGAAAGTCTATGGAAAGTAGCATTCCATATGTTGTCCTGGGACTTCTGTATGCATTTCTATTATACCTGTCTTGGACACCTGAGACAATACATCTGATTTTTGCGAGCAAATACTGGTTGCCAGAG CTGCCTGGTATAGAAAAGACTTTCTCCAGTGAGATGACATTAGCTTCAGCATGGATTCATTTGTTAGTTGTAGATCTATTTGCTGCAAG GCAGGTGTTTGATGATGGACTAGAAAACGAAGTTGAGACTCGGCATTCAGTTTCTCTTTGCCTGCTCTTTTGCCCGATTGGAATCGTCACTCATGTCATCACTAAAGCACTAACCAAAAGTGCCGGAACTAGTAGACATGGCATGTAA
- the LOC133671651 gene encoding transcription factor bHLH75-like, which yields MYAKLGPLSFMAEFAEYQQRFRPSQPLTEMMDMNMEILKHLPEMNPSILESFSITDFSADSLLARQQPEFTATYDHNHLSSTFHPDILSTATVVHTVTLNQNDSHDSKKRKSMEQSTSSYISATASTNETKKKNNLGGSKKGENKEKEGDKAEEVIHVRAKRGQATDSHSIAERVRREKINNKLRCLQDLVPGCHRSMGMAVMLEEIINYVHSLQNQVEFLSMELAAASSSNDLNNVTESSKRAQGTDSTEAQKTQKWLRERYGEITCFHSAWSI from the exons ATGTACGCAAAATTAGGCCCTTTAAGCTTCATGGCCGAGTTTGCAGAATATCAGCAGAGGTTTAGGCCTTCTCAGCCTTTGACAGAGATGATGGACATGAACATGGAAATACTCAAGCATCTTCCAGAGATGAATCCAAGCATCTTGGAGAGTTTCAGCATCACTGACTTCTCAGCAGACTCTTTGTTGGCCCGCCAACAACCTGAATTTACAGCAACATATGATCACAACCACCTTTCAAGTACTTTCCATCCTGACATCTTGAGTACAGCAACAGTTGTTCATACTGTTACCTTGAATCAAAATGATTCCCATGACAGCAAGAAGCGAAAATCAATGGAACAATCAACCAGCAGCTACATTTCTGCTACAGCCTCTACAAacgaaacaaagaaaaagaac AACCTAGGAGGAAGTAAGAAAGgtgaaaacaaagagaaagaaggGGACAAAGCAGAGGAAGTTATTCATGTTAGAGCTAAGAGAGGCCAAGCAACAGACAGTCACAGTATAGCAGAAAGg gtaagaagagagaaaatcaatAACAAGTTAAGGTGCTTGCAAGACCTTGTTCCTGGATGCCACAGG TCAATGGGGATGGCAGTTATGCTAGAGGAGATAATCAATTATGTACATTCATTGCAGAATCAAGTTGAG TTTCTTTCCATGGAGCTTGCAGCTGCAAGTAGTTCTAATGACCTGAACAATGTAACAGAATCTTCAAAGAGGGCTCAG GGAACAGACTCAACTGAAGCACAGAAGACACAGAAATGGTTGAGAGAAAGATATGGAGAAATCACTTGCTTCCACTCTGCATGGTCCATTTGA
- the LOC133671537 gene encoding uncharacterized protein LOC133671537, translating into MMTPRQISEDRGVGSSPHFSHTPLQIIHVIGNFLRIWSVYSMYRYLSQTGASVVLFIFSCLIPSSILFLALQKPWKGRALSNQQVVPSVINGVITALYFILWGKGLKSCGPVRAILAEYSGAVLGVLSAALYGRRGHIWKKVGGLIAMMASFYFLSQGWAMATYSPFTFKDSPTTEDQTEEVLGMGEMVVPILAGILSALRRVIARRVSLKNQLKRRLNAITITSATCFLFPVAMWDFIIGSTSGSSVQLPFSTWAFLSTTVFGVILIFYVDSIAEERLHMVFSSPRHLMAAGGCIIVMEIVYNMDFSLPGFIICSLILGFGIYEATALERGKKGSFQQSDPLDGVLEDQGQMSPLPT; encoded by the exons atgatGACCCCAAGACAAATTAGTGAAGATCGAGGAGTAGGATCTTCTCCTCATTTTAG TCACACTCCATTGCAGATCATCCATGTTATTGGCAACTTCTTGAGAATATGGTCAGTTTATTCGATGTACCGCTATTTGTCTCAGACTGGAGCTTCAGTGGTACTTTTTATATTCAGTTGTTTGATTCCATCGTCAATCCTATTTTTAGCTTTGCAAAAGCCTTGGAAGGGGAGAGCACTCTCTAATCAGCAG GTAGTTCCATCTGTTATAAATGGTGTGATAACAGCTTTATACTTCATCTTGTGGGGAAAGGGACTTAAGTCGTGTGGACCAGTTAG AGCTATCTTGGCGGAGTATTCTGGTGCTGTTCTGGGAGTATTATCTGCTGCATTGTATGGACGGAGGGGCCATATCTGGAAAAAG GTTGGTGGGCTCATTGCGATGATGGCGTCTTTCTACTTCTTGTCTCAAGGGTGGGCCATGGCCACATATTCACCCTTTA CATTCAAAGATAGTCCTACTACTGAGGATCAGACAGAGGAAGTTTTGGGTATGGGAGAAATGGTAGTTCCAATTCTTGCTGGAATCCTATCAGCTTTAAGAAGGGTTATCGCACGCCGTGTTTCACTCAAG AATCAACTTAAAAGGAGGCTTAATGCAATAACCATTACTTCTGCgacatgttttctttttcctgtggCCATGTGGGACTTCATCATT GGATCAACTTCTGGCAGCAGTGTACAACTGCCGTTTTCAACCTGGGCATTTCTCAGCACTACTGTTTTTGGAGTTATCCTGATATTCTATGTTGACAGTATTGCAGAGGAGAG ACTGCACATGGTGTTCTCTTCACCAAGGCACCTAATGGCAGCTGGAGGATGCATCATTGTCATGGAAATTGTCTACAATATGGATTTTTCTCTTCCAGGCTTCATAATATGTTCCTTGATCCTGGGCTTTG GGATTTACGAGGCAACTGCTTTGGAGCGTGGTAAAAAGGGTTCTTTTCAGCAATCTGATCCATTGGATGGGGTGTTGGAAGATCAAGGTCAGATGTCCCCACTTCCTACTTGA
- the LOC133671535 gene encoding mannose-6-phosphate isomerase 1-like isoform X2, which produces MEIELKNNHQGGGLKRLRCSVQNYDWGKKGTEGSEVARLYELNSGYDIAFEKKKPFAEFWVGTHGSGPSFVVEGGVENGDSNGSGSLSLKEWICKNPNVLGDKVLDKWGCDLPFLFKVLSVAKALSIQAHPDKELAKVLHKLHPNLYKDDNHKPEMALAVTEFEALCSFISLEELKAVLRDVPEIEELVGSAEVNQLLQINEQDHEKKVKSVLRSAFTHLMSASKEMTADVISKLKSRLYTESETRQLTGKEQLVLQLEKQYPADIGVISAFFLNYVKLNPGEALYLGANEPHAYLHGECIECMATSDNVVRAGLTPKHLDIQTLCSMLTYKQE; this is translated from the exons ATggagattgaattgaagaacAACCACCAGGGAGGAGGACTGAAGAGACTTAGATGTTCAGTTCAAAACTATGATTGGGGTAAGAAAGGGACAGAAGGGTCCGAGGTTGCAAGGCTTTATGAATTGAATTCCGGGTATGATATAGCATTTGAAAAGAAGAAGCCTTTTGCTGAGTTTTGGGTGGGTACACATGGTTCTGGGCCTTCTTTTGTGGTGGAAGGTGGTGTGGAGAATGGGGACTCAAATGGGTCTGGGAGTTTGAGTTTGAAAGAATGGATTTGTAAGAATCCTAATGTGCTTGGTGATAAGGTTTTGGATAAGTGGGGTTGTGATCTTCCTTTCTTGTTCAAG GTGCTTTCTGTGGCAAAAGCATTGTCAATTCAGGCTCATCCAGACAAGGAATTGGCGAAAGTTCTACACAAGTTGCATCCAAATCTTTACAAGGATGACAATCATAAGCCCGAGATGGCTTTGGCTGTTACGGAGTTTGAAGCCCTCTGTAGTTTTATCAGCCTTGAG GAGCTTAAAGCTGTGCTTCGAGATGTTCCTGAGATCGAAGAACTGGTTGGCAGTGCAGAAGTAAACCAACTCTTGCAAATCAACGAGCAAGATCAtgagaaaaaagtaaaatctGTTCTGAGATCAGCCTTTACCCATCTCATGTCAGCAAGCAAAGAGATGACAGCTGACGTCATATCCAAATTAAAAAGCAGATTGTATACGGAAAGCGAG aCAAGGCAGTTGACTGGAAAGGAACAGCTGGTCTTGCAGTTAGAAAAGCAATATCCAGCTGATATTGGTGTCATATCAGCCTTCTTTCTTAATTATGTGAAGCTCAATCCTGGTGAAGCTTTGTATCTCGGGGCAAATGAACCCCACGCATATCTACATGGCGAGTGTATTGAATGCATGGCAACCTCAGACAATGTTGTGCGGGCTGGTCTGACGCCCAAGCACCTGGATATCCAAACTCTTTGTTCCATGCTCACATACAAACAG GAATGA